A portion of the Feifania hominis genome contains these proteins:
- a CDS encoding bifunctional riboflavin kinase/FAD synthetase, producing the protein MERIKLTDNRVSGPVVVALGNFDGLHLGHRELIERAVGEARRRGGRSVVYTFDRHPENVLTGRTVTPYLMTREQKIARLREFGVDEVCFEHFTRAFADMSPAEFVESVLVDALGAACAVVGFNYHFGSRGSGDAAALRQLCAAHGMDCEIVDGLTRDGIVISSSHIRTLILAGDVAGANELLGYPFTLTGPVLHGKKLGRTLGAPTINQRFHEGSITPAYGVYVTTAEIGGALYRGVTNVGIRPTVEDTQQLNAETYVMDFEREIYGESVTVRFLEAIRPERRFASIEALREQLMRDIETARQYFAKNAL; encoded by the coding sequence ATGGAGCGAATCAAACTGACTGACAACCGGGTGAGCGGCCCCGTGGTCGTGGCCCTCGGAAATTTTGACGGGCTGCACCTCGGCCACAGAGAGCTGATTGAAAGAGCCGTGGGCGAGGCGCGCCGACGGGGCGGGCGAAGCGTGGTGTACACCTTTGACCGGCACCCCGAGAATGTGCTCACCGGGCGCACGGTGACGCCCTACCTGATGACGCGCGAGCAGAAGATCGCGCGCCTGCGCGAATTCGGGGTGGACGAGGTCTGCTTTGAGCACTTCACCCGCGCGTTTGCCGATATGAGCCCCGCGGAATTTGTCGAATCGGTTCTGGTGGACGCGCTCGGAGCGGCCTGCGCCGTAGTCGGCTTCAACTACCACTTCGGCAGCCGGGGCAGCGGCGACGCGGCGGCTCTGCGGCAGCTCTGCGCGGCGCACGGGATGGACTGCGAGATCGTCGACGGACTCACCCGCGACGGCATTGTCATCAGCTCCTCGCACATCCGCACGCTGATTCTCGCGGGGGATGTGGCGGGGGCAAACGAGCTTCTGGGCTACCCTTTTACGCTGACGGGGCCTGTGCTCCACGGAAAGAAGCTCGGGCGCACGCTCGGCGCGCCGACCATCAACCAGCGCTTTCACGAGGGGTCGATCACCCCGGCCTACGGCGTCTACGTGACGACGGCCGAGATCGGCGGCGCGCTCTACCGCGGGGTCACCAACGTCGGCATCCGCCCGACGGTGGAGGACACGCAGCAACTCAACGCCGAGACCTACGTCATGGACTTTGAGCGGGAGATCTACGGCGAGAGCGTCACCGTGCGCTTTCTCGAGGCCATCCGGCCGGAGCGGCGCTTTGCGTCGATCGAGGCGCTTCGCGAACAGCTCATGCGCGACATCGAGACGGCCCGGCAGTACTTTGCGAAAAACGCTCTGTAG
- the rpsO gene encoding 30S ribosomal protein S15 has protein sequence MLKEQKTQIIEQNRIHETDTGSPEVQIAILTEKINHLNEHLKINKKDHHSRRGLLKMVGKRRSLLNYLMKKDINRYRAIIEKLGIRK, from the coding sequence ATGTTAAAAGAGCAGAAGACCCAGATCATCGAGCAAAACCGCATCCACGAGACCGACACCGGCTCGCCCGAGGTTCAGATCGCCATTCTCACCGAGAAGATCAACCACTTAAACGAGCACCTCAAAATCAACAAGAAAGACCATCATTCCAGAAGAGGTCTGCTCAAAATGGTCGGTAAGAGAAGAAGCCTTCTCAACTACCTCATGAAGAAGGACATCAACCGCTATCGCGCCATCATCGAGAAGCTCGGCATCAGAAAGTAA